Proteins encoded together in one Onychomys torridus chromosome 1, mOncTor1.1, whole genome shotgun sequence window:
- the Tm2d3 gene encoding TM2 domain-containing protein 3 isoform X1, which yields MEAAAEPLRSVRRLSRVLLFLSQCYILSGDGSLNLEHSQPLAQSIKDPGPTRTFTVVPRAAENKLLSHLTESTEIPPYMMKCPSNGLCSRLPADCIDCATNFSCTYGKPVTFDCTVKPSVTCVDQDLKPQRNFIINMTCRFCWQLPETDYECTNSTSCMAVACPRQRYFANCTVRDHIHCLGNRTFPKLLYCNWTGGYKWSTALALSITLGGFGADRFYLGQWREGLGKLFSFGGLGIWTLIDVLLIGVGYVGPADGSLYI from the exons ATGGAGGCAGCGGCAGAGCCGCTGCGGTCTGTCCGGCGTCTGTCCCGCGTGctgctcttcctctcccagtGCTACATTCTGTCGGgcgatg GATCCTTAAATTTAGAGCATTCGCAGCCgctggctcagtcaataaaggaTCCGGGCCCTACACGCACATTCACAGTAGTCCCCAGGGCAGCAG AGAATAAGCTGCTCTCTCACCTCACAGAAAGTACTGAAATCCCCCCTTACATGATGAAGTGTCCAAGCAATGGTTTGTGTAGCCGCCTTCCTGCAGACTGTATAGACTGTGCGACCAATTTCTCCTGTACTTATGGGAAGCCTGTCACTTTTGACTGTACAGTGAAACCTTCTGTTACCTGCGTT GATCAAGACCTCAAACCCCAGAGGAACTTCATCATCAACATGACTTGCAGGTTTTGCTGGCAGCTTCCTGAAACAGACTACGAGTGTACCAACTCCACCAGCTGCATGGCAGTGGCCTGTCCTCGGCAGCGCTATTTTGCCAACTGCACAGTGAGAGACCACATTCATTGCTTGG gaaACCGGACTTTCCCCAAACTGCTGTACTGCAACTGGACCGGAGGCTATAAGTGGTCAACTGCTCTGGCTCTGAG CATCACCCTTGGGGGATTTGGAGCAGATCGCTTTTACCTGGGCCAGTGGCGAGAAGGCCTCGGCAAGCTCTTCAGCTTTGGTGGCCTGGGAATATGGACGCTAATCGACGTCTTGCTGATTGGAGTTGGCTATGTAGGACCGGCGGATGGCTCTTTGTACATTTAA
- the Tm2d3 gene encoding TM2 domain-containing protein 3 isoform X2 has protein sequence MEAAAEPLRSVRRLSRVLLFLSQCYILSGDENKLLSHLTESTEIPPYMMKCPSNGLCSRLPADCIDCATNFSCTYGKPVTFDCTVKPSVTCVDQDLKPQRNFIINMTCRFCWQLPETDYECTNSTSCMAVACPRQRYFANCTVRDHIHCLGNRTFPKLLYCNWTGGYKWSTALALSITLGGFGADRFYLGQWREGLGKLFSFGGLGIWTLIDVLLIGVGYVGPADGSLYI, from the exons ATGGAGGCAGCGGCAGAGCCGCTGCGGTCTGTCCGGCGTCTGTCCCGCGTGctgctcttcctctcccagtGCTACATTCTGTCGGgcgatg AGAATAAGCTGCTCTCTCACCTCACAGAAAGTACTGAAATCCCCCCTTACATGATGAAGTGTCCAAGCAATGGTTTGTGTAGCCGCCTTCCTGCAGACTGTATAGACTGTGCGACCAATTTCTCCTGTACTTATGGGAAGCCTGTCACTTTTGACTGTACAGTGAAACCTTCTGTTACCTGCGTT GATCAAGACCTCAAACCCCAGAGGAACTTCATCATCAACATGACTTGCAGGTTTTGCTGGCAGCTTCCTGAAACAGACTACGAGTGTACCAACTCCACCAGCTGCATGGCAGTGGCCTGTCCTCGGCAGCGCTATTTTGCCAACTGCACAGTGAGAGACCACATTCATTGCTTGG gaaACCGGACTTTCCCCAAACTGCTGTACTGCAACTGGACCGGAGGCTATAAGTGGTCAACTGCTCTGGCTCTGAG CATCACCCTTGGGGGATTTGGAGCAGATCGCTTTTACCTGGGCCAGTGGCGAGAAGGCCTCGGCAAGCTCTTCAGCTTTGGTGGCCTGGGAATATGGACGCTAATCGACGTCTTGCTGATTGGAGTTGGCTATGTAGGACCGGCGGATGGCTCTTTGTACATTTAA